One stretch of Musicola paradisiaca NCPPB 2511 DNA includes these proteins:
- a CDS encoding flagellar protein FlhE, with protein MLGVGKSPVWDGANIYLGQKGVVYRSAMLQSNGMFPERSTVTSVVWRYNLSSSAIPSRFSSSLCTSDRCIRLDGASGKTLAFEGVPANRPFYFVFYIPGKGALRPPMTVLRYEVMVNYHN; from the coding sequence GTGCTTGGTGTCGGTAAGTCGCCTGTCTGGGACGGTGCAAATATTTACCTAGGACAAAAAGGGGTTGTTTATCGTTCGGCTATGCTGCAATCGAATGGGATGTTTCCAGAACGCTCGACGGTAACGTCAGTAGTATGGCGTTACAATCTGAGTTCTTCCGCTATACCGTCCCGTTTTTCGTCGTCACTCTGTACTTCCGACAGGTGCATCCGGCTGGACGGCGCTAGCGGTAAAACGCTGGCGTTTGAAGGTGTCCCTGCAAATCGACCATTCTATTTTGTGTTTTATATTCCTGGGAAGGGGGCGCTAAGGCCACCGATGACAGTTTTGCGTTATGAGGTGATGGTTAATTACCATAACTAA
- a CDS encoding flagella synthesis protein FlgN, with amino-acid sequence MQLEELLETIHNSLVLLQDILSKEQAELSALQINPAFLHRLTEKKNEQLASLKHYDTQRLRLEKELSISPPYSQSSSLNAAWNKIYVITKELSRDNRRNGMLLDAHLKNTQDALAFFEKKKRQDIYGPDGQTRTGDKLGRKFSV; translated from the coding sequence ATGCAGTTAGAAGAGCTACTTGAAACCATACACAATTCTTTGGTTTTACTTCAGGATATCCTGTCTAAGGAACAGGCTGAATTGAGCGCTCTTCAGATAAACCCAGCTTTTCTGCATCGATTGACTGAAAAGAAAAATGAACAATTGGCTAGTCTCAAGCATTACGATACTCAGCGCTTACGACTGGAAAAAGAATTATCAATTTCCCCTCCATACAGCCAGAGTTCTTCTCTTAATGCGGCCTGGAATAAAATTTACGTTATCACTAAAGAGTTAAGCCGCGACAATAGACGTAATGGCATGTTGCTCGATGCTCATCTGAAGAATACACAGGATGCCTTGGCTTTTTTTGAGAAGAAAAAGCGTCAGGACATCTATGGCCCTGATGGACAAACACGCACTGGCGATAAGCTTGGCAGGAAATTCAGCGTCTGA
- the flgM gene encoding flagellar biosynthesis anti-sigma factor FlgM yields the protein MSIDSTRPVSGVKSIQNKDSGLLQSTKGKTSSVTDNSETEQTQVNLSEAQSRLMQPSSQDIDLEKVESIKQAIKDGKLQIDVGKIADALLNEAQSDI from the coding sequence ATGAGCATCGATAGTACCCGGCCAGTTTCCGGTGTGAAATCAATACAAAATAAAGACTCGGGACTTTTGCAAAGTACCAAAGGTAAGACATCGTCTGTAACAGATAATAGCGAAACAGAGCAAACCCAGGTCAACTTGAGCGAAGCGCAATCTCGTCTGATGCAGCCAAGCAGTCAGGATATTGACCTGGAAAAAGTTGAGTCGATCAAACAAGCCATTAAAGATGGTAAGCTTCAGATTGATGTAGGCAAGATTGCTGATGCTCTCTTGAATGAAGCACAATCTGATATTTGA